A stretch of the Cellulomonas sp. WB94 genome encodes the following:
- a CDS encoding LLM class F420-dependent oxidoreductase yields MSTTPPTQRPVRIGVQLQPQHAEYAQIRDAVARAEDAGVDVVFNWDHFFPLSGDPDGKHFECWTMLGAWAEQTSRVQIGALVTCNSYRKPELLADMARTVDHISGGRLILGIGAGWFEKDYDEFGYEFGTPGSRIAALGEALPRIKARWAASNPAPTREIPILVGGGGERKTLRVVAEHADVWHSFGDLEVLKRKSAILAEHGAAVGRDTSLVERSVAVQRPPAAVGDDLVAAGATLLTVGVSGPDYDLRLVRDWVAWRDARG; encoded by the coding sequence ATGTCGACGACTCCTCCCACGCAGCGTCCCGTCCGCATCGGCGTCCAGCTTCAGCCGCAGCACGCCGAGTACGCCCAGATCCGCGACGCGGTCGCCCGTGCCGAGGACGCCGGGGTGGACGTGGTCTTCAACTGGGATCACTTCTTCCCCCTGAGCGGCGACCCGGACGGCAAGCACTTCGAGTGCTGGACGATGCTCGGCGCGTGGGCCGAGCAGACGAGTCGCGTGCAGATCGGTGCGCTCGTGACGTGCAACTCCTACCGGAAGCCCGAGCTCCTGGCGGACATGGCCCGCACGGTCGACCACATCTCCGGTGGGCGTCTCATCCTCGGGATCGGTGCGGGCTGGTTCGAGAAGGACTACGACGAGTTCGGCTACGAGTTCGGCACTCCCGGGTCGAGGATCGCGGCGCTCGGCGAGGCGCTGCCGCGGATCAAGGCGCGGTGGGCGGCATCGAACCCGGCGCCGACGCGTGAGATCCCGATCCTCGTCGGCGGCGGCGGCGAGCGGAAGACGCTGCGCGTCGTCGCTGAGCATGCGGACGTCTGGCACTCGTTCGGCGACCTCGAGGTGCTGAAGCGCAAGAGCGCCATCCTCGCCGAGCACGGCGCTGCGGTCGGGCGCGACACCTCGCTCGTCGAGCGGTCGGTCGCCGTCCAGCGGCCGCCGGCAGCCGTGGGCGACGACCTCGTCGCGGCAGGCGCGACGCTGCTCACGGTCGGCGTGAGCGGGCCGGACTACGACCTCCGGCTCGTCCGCGACTGGGTGGCCTGGCGGGACGCGCGGGGCTGA
- a CDS encoding DUF2510 domain-containing protein, giving the protein MNEAPPPGGLRGWYADPRRPAGQRWWDGDTWTVATRPDPALAPPDPYEGLELAPGHNNAAIAGLGIGLVSLAWNPVGLLGIAGLALSLLGKRRVTTWVRENYRPSGGRIATWGLVVAGISTTFTLLTQGFFR; this is encoded by the coding sequence ATGAACGAAGCACCCCCGCCCGGAGGTCTCCGCGGCTGGTACGCCGACCCGCGACGACCGGCCGGCCAGCGCTGGTGGGACGGTGACACCTGGACCGTGGCGACCCGCCCCGACCCCGCTCTGGCACCCCCGGACCCCTACGAAGGCCTTGAGCTGGCACCCGGGCACAACAACGCCGCGATCGCCGGTCTCGGGATCGGCCTCGTCAGCCTCGCGTGGAACCCGGTGGGGTTGCTCGGCATCGCCGGACTGGCCCTGAGCCTCCTCGGAAAGCGCCGCGTCACGACCTGGGTGCGCGAGAACTACCGCCCCAGCGGCGGTCGCATCGCCACCTGGGGACTCGTGGTGGCCGGGATCTCCACGACCTTCACGCTGCTCACCCAAGGGTTCTTCCGCTGA
- a CDS encoding DUF488 domain-containing protein yields the protein MDVRVKRVYAPPAPDDGLRVLVDRIWPRGISKADAAVDLWLKDVAPSTELRQWFGHETERMAEFTVRYTAELDASPAAAELRGLAADHDRITLVYSAHDERHNQAVVLAAYLVGAGSD from the coding sequence ATGGACGTCCGCGTCAAGCGCGTCTACGCGCCACCCGCCCCCGACGACGGACTCCGGGTCCTCGTCGATCGGATCTGGCCGCGCGGGATCAGCAAGGCCGACGCCGCGGTGGATCTGTGGCTCAAGGACGTCGCCCCGAGCACCGAGCTGCGGCAGTGGTTCGGCCACGAGACCGAGCGCATGGCCGAGTTCACCGTGCGGTACACCGCGGAGCTCGACGCCAGTCCCGCGGCAGCCGAGCTCCGCGGCCTGGCTGCCGACCACGACCGGATCACCCTCGTCTACTCGGCGCACGACGAGCGCCACAACCAGGCGGTCGTCCTGGCCGCCTACCTCGTCGGGGCCGGCTCCGACTAG
- a CDS encoding histidine phosphatase family protein: protein MTAGRVLLWRHGRTAHNLQARLQGQSDIPLDDVGHWQAHTAAAAIAARYQPTRIVVSDLVRARVTADALASMLDLEPVVDARVRERSFGDWEGMTATEIAERWPADHAAWAQGGEPNRSGGESRAAVAARMVEGVMAHADDLGDDDTLLVVSHGAAIGLGVAGLLGLPPDWRGIVGVSNAHWAELRLGRGNLGPTWRLTGYNLGPTDASADWDAGPDREVRDPD from the coding sequence GTGACCGCGGGGCGCGTGCTGCTCTGGCGGCACGGTCGCACTGCGCACAACCTGCAGGCCAGGCTGCAGGGGCAGTCGGACATCCCTCTCGACGACGTCGGCCACTGGCAGGCGCACACGGCGGCCGCGGCCATCGCCGCGCGGTACCAGCCGACGCGGATCGTGGTGTCCGACCTCGTGCGCGCGCGGGTCACAGCCGACGCACTCGCGTCGATGCTGGACCTCGAGCCAGTGGTCGATGCGCGCGTGCGTGAACGCTCGTTCGGCGACTGGGAGGGCATGACGGCGACGGAGATCGCCGAGCGGTGGCCTGCCGACCATGCTGCCTGGGCGCAGGGCGGCGAACCGAACCGCTCGGGCGGGGAGTCCCGCGCGGCCGTCGCGGCTCGCATGGTCGAGGGCGTGATGGCCCATGCCGATGACCTCGGCGACGACGACACGCTCCTCGTCGTCTCGCACGGCGCGGCGATCGGGCTCGGCGTGGCGGGGCTGCTCGGCCTGCCGCCGGACTGGCGGGGCATCGTCGGGGTCAGCAACGCGCACTGGGCCGAGCTGCGGCTCGGACGCGGGAACCTGGGGCCGACGTGGCGGCTCACGGGCTACAACCTGGGGCCCACCGACGCCTCCGCCGACTGGGATGCGGGACCGGACCGCGAGGTCCGGGACCCCGATTAG
- a CDS encoding CYTH domain-containing protein has product MSDNGYGDFEFERRFFVRDLPRELLDEPAPVLIVQSYFMAEQGYALRMRVQSSSARVELDGTEDELALLDDLGSEFDFCALTVKGPMIEGTRYEAEREIDLSVGLEMIKLAGSRIIKNRYAIWLGGDGWVVDVFGGLNRPLIIAECERGSPVTDLHIPAFCVTEVTDDRRFANDGLSNAPFSTWKDAFDAELAANGPHFLAGLGQNFFDSGRVPHQGRG; this is encoded by the coding sequence GTGAGCGACAACGGGTACGGCGACTTCGAGTTCGAACGCCGGTTCTTCGTCCGCGACCTGCCGCGTGAGCTGCTCGACGAACCCGCCCCCGTCCTGATCGTCCAGAGCTACTTCATGGCCGAGCAGGGGTACGCGCTACGGATGCGGGTGCAGTCCAGCTCGGCGCGCGTCGAGCTCGACGGGACCGAGGACGAGCTCGCGTTGCTCGACGACCTGGGGAGCGAGTTCGACTTCTGCGCGCTGACCGTCAAGGGGCCGATGATCGAGGGCACCCGGTACGAGGCGGAACGGGAGATCGACCTGTCGGTCGGGCTCGAGATGATCAAGCTCGCGGGGTCACGGATCATCAAGAACCGCTACGCGATCTGGCTGGGCGGGGACGGCTGGGTCGTGGACGTGTTCGGCGGCCTGAACCGTCCGCTGATCATCGCCGAGTGCGAGCGGGGGAGCCCGGTCACCGACCTGCACATCCCGGCGTTCTGCGTCACGGAGGTCACGGACGACCGCCGGTTCGCGAACGACGGGCTCTCGAACGCGCCGTTCTCGACGTGGAAGGACGCGTTCGACGCCGAGCTCGCCGCGAACGGTCCGCACTTCCTGGCGGGGCTCGGGCAGAACTTCTTCGACTCGGGGCGCGTCCCGCACCAGGGGCGCGGGTAG
- a CDS encoding VOC family protein, with translation MDAVTLLVEDLDLQTRYYHEALALDIIEDPADRLVADGRRAVVTLGRGGTPLVVLRHTPGLPRPARGQAGLYHTAILFDEQAGLAATLASIAAKAPNTYIGSADHLVSLAFYFTDPEGNGVELYWDRSRSDWAWTPDGHVQMDALRLDPNAFLGEHLTESGIATPGAGEAIVGHVHLQVGDVPTARAFYVDALGFDETLTWNGALFVSAGGYHHHLAMNTWNSAGAGPRASSIGLGEVAIVVPTADDVAALDARLAHHGIRSRNDGATLHFEDPWLNHLKVSVEG, from the coding sequence ATGGACGCGGTCACGCTGCTCGTCGAGGACCTCGACCTGCAGACGCGCTACTACCACGAGGCCCTGGCGCTCGACATCATCGAGGACCCTGCCGACCGCCTCGTCGCGGACGGTCGCCGGGCCGTCGTCACGCTGGGCCGGGGCGGCACACCCCTCGTCGTCCTGCGCCACACGCCCGGACTGCCGCGCCCTGCGCGTGGTCAGGCCGGCCTGTACCACACGGCGATCCTGTTCGACGAGCAGGCCGGCCTCGCCGCGACGCTCGCCTCGATCGCCGCGAAGGCCCCGAACACCTACATCGGGAGCGCCGACCACCTCGTCTCGCTCGCGTTCTACTTCACCGACCCCGAGGGCAACGGCGTCGAGCTGTACTGGGACCGCAGCCGGTCCGACTGGGCCTGGACGCCGGACGGCCACGTGCAGATGGACGCGCTGCGACTCGACCCGAACGCGTTCCTCGGTGAGCACCTCACCGAGTCCGGCATCGCGACCCCCGGCGCAGGCGAGGCCATCGTCGGTCACGTGCACCTGCAGGTCGGCGACGTGCCCACGGCGCGGGCCTTCTACGTCGACGCGCTCGGCTTCGACGAGACCCTGACGTGGAACGGCGCGCTGTTCGTGTCGGCCGGCGGCTACCACCACCACCTGGCAATGAACACGTGGAACAGCGCGGGTGCGGGTCCCCGCGCGTCGTCGATCGGCCTCGGCGAGGTCGCCATCGTCGTGCCGACCGCCGACGACGTCGCAGCGCTGGACGCACGCCTTGCGCACCACGGCATCCGCAGCCGCAACGACGGCGCGACGCTGCACTTCGAGGACCCGTGGCTCAACCACCTCAAGGTCAGCGTCGAGGGCTGA
- a CDS encoding DUF6318 family protein: protein MPRTLPVPDVVSSRAVRFALAAVLALGLLGGCSSGGSAPVATSTSSVPTVVASTTPTAAATPSPTATPKPERPAAMDTVNVDGAIATATYFLELYPYALNTGDISDWNSLSHPECIFCAGLADEVERQVGLSEHQEGLATSIASATGIEVTRGAFFDVDLELTQGPWQVVDKAGTVVEESLPTKVAHIHMNVVRDSGRWLVREAQADLIEE from the coding sequence ATGCCCCGCACCCTGCCCGTGCCCGACGTCGTCTCCTCGCGCGCGGTCAGGTTTGCTCTCGCGGCGGTGCTGGCGCTCGGGCTGCTCGGTGGCTGCTCGTCCGGCGGCTCCGCCCCGGTGGCCACCTCGACGAGCTCTGTCCCGACGGTCGTCGCTTCGACGACACCGACCGCGGCCGCCACGCCCAGCCCGACGGCAACGCCGAAGCCCGAGCGTCCGGCCGCGATGGACACCGTCAATGTCGATGGTGCCATCGCGACGGCCACGTACTTCCTCGAGCTGTATCCCTATGCCCTAAACACGGGCGACATCAGCGACTGGAACAGCCTCAGCCATCCTGAGTGCATCTTCTGTGCCGGACTGGCGGATGAGGTGGAGCGGCAAGTCGGTCTCTCTGAGCATCAGGAGGGCTTGGCTACATCCATCGCATCCGCAACCGGCATCGAGGTGACACGGGGCGCATTTTTCGACGTCGACCTCGAGCTCACCCAGGGCCCCTGGCAGGTCGTAGACAAGGCAGGGACCGTCGTCGAGGAGTCACTGCCGACGAAGGTTGCACACATCCACATGAACGTCGTCCGCGACTCTGGCCGCTGGCTGGTGCGTGAGGCCCAGGCCGACCTCATCGAGGAGTAG
- a CDS encoding Gmad2 immunoglobulin-like domain-containing protein has product MIDTRTGLRLAREQRAVTGSDPIRAAVEAMIAGPTDPDYTTTWNRTTTVLGTSRVDGAIVVDLSADARTANVGSAGAALMIQQLVYTATGAAGDPGTPVLLRIDGKPAGELWGVVSWDAPITREDPISVRLLVQIDSPVQGARATSPLRVTGEAAVFEAVLHWAVRDASGVEVSSGVTMTAEGQTFAPYAFDVELTPGAYTVVITEDDSSDGEGGTPMSDSRAVTVT; this is encoded by the coding sequence ATGATCGACACCCGAACGGGGCTGCGGCTCGCGCGCGAGCAGCGCGCAGTCACGGGGTCAGACCCGATCCGGGCGGCCGTCGAGGCGATGATCGCCGGACCGACCGACCCTGACTACACGACCACCTGGAACCGTACGACCACGGTGCTCGGCACGAGTCGCGTCGACGGTGCGATCGTCGTGGACCTCTCGGCCGACGCGCGGACCGCGAACGTCGGGTCGGCGGGTGCGGCTCTGATGATCCAGCAGCTCGTCTACACGGCGACCGGTGCGGCAGGCGATCCCGGGACGCCGGTCCTCCTGCGGATCGACGGCAAGCCGGCAGGCGAGCTGTGGGGTGTGGTGTCGTGGGATGCGCCGATCACGCGTGAGGACCCGATCTCGGTGCGGCTGCTTGTCCAGATCGACTCCCCGGTGCAGGGCGCCCGAGCGACCTCGCCGTTGCGCGTCACCGGCGAGGCCGCGGTGTTCGAGGCGGTGCTGCACTGGGCCGTGCGCGACGCGAGCGGCGTCGAGGTCTCGTCGGGCGTGACGATGACCGCCGAGGGCCAGACGTTCGCCCCGTACGCGTTCGACGTCGAGCTGACCCCGGGCGCCTACACCGTGGTGATCACCGAGGACGACTCGTCGGACGGGGAGGGCGGCACCCCGATGAGCGACTCCCGAGCGGTGACGGTGACCTGA
- a CDS encoding NADPH-dependent F420 reductase, translated as MTTFSILGAGSMASAIATVALKGGATVQVLARDPQNSAAAVAALGAGATSGRFGDELTGDVVVLALPYGAVADIVGQYATQLDGKVVVDITNPLDFTTFDDLAVAAGTSAAQQIAALVPGARVLKAFNTNFAATLATGTVGGATTTVLVAGDDADAKATLITVLEAAGLGAVDAGSLKRAQQLEALGFLQLTLAVGEKIAWAGGFSLAS; from the coding sequence ATGACCACGTTCAGCATCCTCGGCGCCGGCTCGATGGCGTCCGCGATCGCCACCGTCGCACTCAAGGGCGGTGCGACGGTCCAGGTCCTCGCCCGCGACCCGCAGAACTCCGCAGCAGCCGTCGCGGCCCTCGGTGCCGGCGCGACGAGCGGCCGGTTCGGTGACGAGCTGACGGGCGACGTCGTCGTCCTCGCGCTCCCCTACGGTGCCGTTGCCGACATCGTTGGGCAGTACGCGACCCAGCTCGACGGCAAGGTCGTCGTCGACATCACCAACCCGCTCGACTTCACGACGTTCGACGACCTGGCCGTCGCCGCCGGTACCTCGGCGGCGCAGCAGATCGCCGCGCTCGTCCCGGGTGCCCGCGTCCTCAAGGCCTTCAACACGAACTTCGCAGCGACGCTCGCCACCGGCACGGTCGGCGGCGCGACCACCACGGTGCTCGTCGCCGGGGACGACGCCGACGCGAAGGCGACGCTCATCACGGTCCTCGAGGCGGCCGGTCTCGGTGCGGTGGACGCCGGCTCGCTCAAGCGCGCGCAGCAGCTCGAGGCGCTCGGCTTCCTGCAGCTGACGCTCGCGGTCGGCGAGAAGATCGCCTGGGCCGGCGGGTTCTCGCTCGCAAGCTGA
- a CDS encoding alpha-amylase family glycosyl hydrolase codes for MPAWIDHAIWWHVYPLGFTGAPAAALAPGELVQHRFAHLTAWLDYAVELGCNGLVLGPVFASASHGYDTVDHLRIDSRLGDDDDFDAFLAAARERGVRVVLDGVFNHVGRDHPRVVQALAEGPDSAAGRWVRWRTGIDGVPELDVFEGHGALVALNHDNPDVADHVADVMTRWLGRGADGWRLDAVYAVPAAFWQRVLPRVRAAHPEAWVLGEMIHGDYAGYVAESGIDSVTQYELWKALWSSIVDLNLFELAWALQRHDAFAAQFLPYTFVGNHDVTRLASTVTDARHVTHALAVLFFVAGTPSVYAGDEQGFRGVKEERAGGDDAIRPAFPAAPGDLAPDGWPLYREHQRLIGFRRRYPWLAHARLEVVHVENERLVLGARSPDGERLVLALNLGDEPFTPAIPSAELLLRSGEELSPSTVPGDLVVGPHSWAIWR; via the coding sequence ATGCCGGCCTGGATCGACCACGCGATCTGGTGGCACGTCTACCCCTTGGGCTTCACCGGGGCGCCAGCGGCCGCCCTTGCGCCGGGCGAGCTGGTGCAGCACCGGTTCGCCCACCTGACCGCGTGGCTCGACTACGCGGTCGAGCTGGGGTGCAACGGCCTGGTCCTCGGACCGGTGTTCGCCTCGGCGAGCCACGGGTACGACACGGTCGACCACCTGCGGATCGACAGTCGCCTCGGGGACGACGACGACTTCGACGCCTTCCTCGCGGCCGCGCGCGAACGCGGGGTGCGGGTCGTGCTCGACGGCGTGTTCAACCATGTCGGCCGCGACCACCCGCGCGTCGTCCAGGCGCTCGCCGAGGGGCCGGACTCCGCCGCGGGGCGCTGGGTGCGCTGGCGCACCGGCATCGACGGTGTTCCCGAGCTCGACGTGTTCGAGGGCCACGGGGCGCTCGTCGCGCTCAACCACGACAACCCCGACGTCGCCGACCACGTCGCCGACGTGATGACCCGCTGGCTCGGCCGGGGGGCCGACGGCTGGCGGCTCGACGCGGTCTATGCGGTGCCGGCAGCGTTCTGGCAGCGCGTCCTGCCGCGCGTCCGCGCCGCGCACCCCGAGGCGTGGGTGCTCGGCGAGATGATCCACGGCGACTACGCCGGGTACGTCGCGGAGTCGGGGATCGACTCCGTCACGCAGTACGAGCTCTGGAAGGCGCTCTGGAGCTCGATCGTCGACCTCAACCTCTTCGAGCTCGCATGGGCGCTGCAACGGCACGACGCCTTCGCCGCGCAGTTCCTCCCGTACACGTTCGTGGGCAACCATGACGTCACGCGGCTCGCCAGCACCGTGACGGACGCGCGGCACGTGACGCACGCGCTCGCCGTGCTCTTCTTCGTCGCCGGGACGCCGTCGGTGTACGCGGGTGACGAGCAGGGCTTCCGTGGGGTCAAGGAGGAGCGGGCCGGAGGCGACGATGCGATCAGACCTGCGTTCCCCGCAGCTCCCGGCGACCTCGCGCCCGACGGGTGGCCGCTCTACCGCGAGCACCAGCGCCTGATCGGGTTCCGGCGTCGCTACCCGTGGCTCGCGCACGCGCGCCTCGAGGTGGTGCACGTCGAGAACGAGCGGCTCGTGCTCGGCGCGAGGTCACCTGACGGCGAGCGCCTCGTCCTGGCGCTGAACCTCGGCGACGAGCCGTTCACCCCGGCCATCCCGTCGGCCGAGCTGCTCCTCCGGTCGGGGGAGGAGCTCTCGCCGTCCACCGTCCCGGGCGACCTCGTCGTCGGCCCGCACTCGTGGGCGATCTGGCGCTAG
- a CDS encoding FAD-dependent oxidoreductase produces MAATQDIVIVGAGLAGANAAASLRIEEFTGRIILIGDEPYLPYERPPLSKGYLLGNDELETAFVHPADWYAEHAVELRTDVEVVALDRPAHEVVLAGGERVPYGKVLLATGSEPLRLDVPGADLAGVLTLRRIEDSQRLKDAYTRASSVVIVGGGWIGLETAAAARAAGLDVTLLERGELPLLRVLGPEVAPVFADLHREHGVDLRTGAVVAEILGVDGVVTGVRLGDGSTIDTELVVVGVGIRPRTELATASGLDVDNGIVTDEHLRTFDPDVFAAGDVANAMHPLLGRRLRVEHWANAIRQGELAGRTMLGRDDVDDRPPYFFSDQYDLGMEYTGYVEPGDADRVVFRGDVAAREFVAFWLSGDRVLAGMNVNVWDVADMIDVLIRSGRSVDVARLTDLAVGLDEV; encoded by the coding sequence ATGGCAGCGACGCAGGACATCGTCATCGTGGGCGCCGGGCTCGCGGGGGCCAACGCCGCCGCGTCGCTGCGCATCGAGGAGTTCACCGGGCGGATCATCCTGATCGGCGACGAGCCGTACCTGCCGTACGAGCGCCCGCCGCTCTCGAAGGGGTACCTGCTCGGCAACGACGAGCTCGAGACCGCGTTCGTGCACCCGGCCGACTGGTACGCCGAGCACGCCGTCGAGCTCCGCACGGACGTCGAGGTCGTGGCGCTGGACCGTCCGGCGCACGAGGTCGTGCTGGCCGGCGGTGAGCGCGTGCCCTATGGCAAGGTGCTGCTCGCCACCGGGTCCGAGCCGTTGCGGCTCGACGTGCCCGGGGCCGACCTCGCCGGCGTGCTGACGCTGCGCCGCATCGAGGACAGCCAGCGCCTCAAGGACGCCTACACGCGCGCGTCCAGCGTCGTCATCGTCGGCGGTGGCTGGATCGGGCTCGAGACCGCGGCAGCCGCCCGTGCGGCGGGCCTCGACGTCACGCTGCTAGAACGTGGTGAGCTGCCCCTGCTGCGCGTCCTCGGCCCCGAGGTCGCCCCCGTCTTCGCCGACCTGCACCGCGAGCACGGCGTCGACCTGCGCACCGGCGCCGTCGTCGCAGAGATCCTCGGGGTCGATGGCGTGGTCACCGGCGTCCGTCTCGGCGACGGCTCGACCATCGACACCGAGCTCGTCGTCGTCGGCGTCGGCATCCGTCCCCGCACCGAGCTCGCCACCGCCTCGGGCCTCGACGTCGACAACGGCATCGTCACTGACGAGCACCTGCGGACCTTCGACCCCGACGTGTTCGCGGCGGGTGACGTCGCCAACGCGATGCACCCGCTGCTGGGGCGACGCCTGCGCGTCGAGCACTGGGCGAACGCGATCCGCCAGGGCGAGCTGGCCGGGCGCACCATGCTGGGTCGCGACGACGTCGACGACAGGCCGCCGTACTTCTTCAGCGACCAGTACGACCTGGGCATGGAGTACACGGGCTACGTGGAGCCAGGTGACGCCGACCGCGTGGTGTTCCGGGGCGATGTCGCCGCGCGCGAGTTCGTCGCGTTCTGGCTCTCGGGGGACCGCGTGCTCGCCGGCATGAACGTCAACGTCTGGGACGTCGCCGACATGATCGACGTCCTCATCCGCTCCGGTCGATCCGTCGACGTCGCCCGGCTCACCGACCTCGCTGTCGGGCTCGACGAGGTCTGA
- a CDS encoding MarR family transcriptional regulator, translated as MDDDTRWLTADELRAWTRLEAVVELLPGALDGPLRRAAELSHYEYLVLAKLSEAPDRTLRMSELAARTNATLPRLSHVSARLEARGYLERRTCADDRRATNASLTGAGWRKVVATAPEHVRSVRDAVIDALTPEQIAQLDAIATAVLRRIDPEDRLQMLATPTTAA; from the coding sequence ATGGACGACGACACGCGCTGGCTGACCGCGGACGAGCTGCGCGCCTGGACGCGCCTCGAGGCCGTCGTGGAGCTGCTGCCGGGCGCGCTCGACGGTCCGCTGCGCCGCGCCGCGGAGCTCAGCCACTACGAGTACCTCGTCCTCGCCAAGCTCTCCGAGGCGCCTGACCGGACGCTCCGCATGAGCGAGCTCGCGGCCCGGACCAACGCGACCCTGCCCCGGCTCTCGCACGTCAGTGCCCGGCTCGAGGCCCGCGGGTACCTGGAGCGGCGGACCTGCGCCGACGACCGCCGCGCGACCAACGCCTCACTCACCGGGGCGGGATGGCGCAAGGTCGTCGCGACCGCTCCCGAGCACGTGCGCTCGGTCCGGGACGCCGTCATCGACGCCCTGACCCCCGAGCAGATCGCGCAGCTCGACGCGATCGCGACCGCCGTGCTGCGCCGGATCGACCCTGAGGACCGCCTGCAGATGCTCGCGACGCCGACCACGGCGGCCTGA
- a CDS encoding glutathione S-transferase C-terminal domain-containing protein gives MTDENSTTGAYVTPGTEFTRDQRYIATRITADGRDGFPVEAGRYRLVVSRACPWANRAVIVRRLLGLEEAISMGICGPTHDRRSWTFDLDPGGVDPVLGIERIQDAYFARFPGYERGITVPAMVDVSSGKVVTNDYAQMTLDLSTEWRSLHREGAPDLYPEHLRDEIDAVALAVFRDVNNGVYRCGFAGSQAAYDRAYGRLFARLDWLSERLSSQRYLVGDTITEADVRLFTTLVRFDAVYHGHFKCNRSKLTEMPVLWAYARDLFQTPGFGDTIDFDHIKRHYYVVHTDVNPTQIVPDGPDLTGWLTPHGRAALGGRPFGDGTPPGPVRRGEEVPPEHTAAAMAG, from the coding sequence ATGACGGACGAGAACAGCACCACGGGGGCCTACGTGACGCCGGGCACCGAGTTCACCCGCGACCAGCGCTACATCGCGACCCGCATCACGGCGGACGGCCGCGACGGCTTCCCGGTCGAGGCGGGTCGCTACCGGCTGGTCGTCTCGCGTGCGTGCCCGTGGGCGAACCGGGCCGTGATCGTGCGGCGGCTGCTGGGCCTCGAGGAGGCGATCTCGATGGGCATCTGCGGGCCCACGCACGACCGTCGCTCGTGGACGTTCGACCTCGACCCTGGCGGTGTCGACCCCGTGCTCGGCATCGAGCGGATCCAGGACGCGTACTTCGCGCGGTTCCCGGGGTACGAGCGGGGCATCACGGTCCCGGCGATGGTGGACGTGTCGTCGGGTAAGGTGGTGACGAACGACTACGCACAGATGACCCTCGACCTGTCGACCGAGTGGCGCTCGCTCCACCGCGAGGGCGCGCCGGACCTGTACCCCGAGCACCTGCGTGACGAGATCGACGCTGTTGCCCTCGCGGTGTTCCGGGACGTCAACAACGGGGTCTACCGCTGCGGGTTCGCAGGCTCGCAGGCCGCGTACGACCGGGCGTACGGCAGGTTGTTCGCGCGCCTCGACTGGCTCTCCGAGCGGCTGAGCTCGCAGCGCTACCTCGTCGGTGACACGATCACCGAGGCCGACGTGCGGCTGTTCACGACCCTCGTGCGCTTCGACGCCGTCTACCACGGGCACTTCAAGTGCAACCGGTCCAAGCTCACCGAGATGCCGGTGCTCTGGGCCTACGCGCGCGACCTGTTCCAGACGCCGGGCTTCGGGGACACGATCGACTTCGACCACATCAAGCGGCACTACTACGTGGTCCACACGGACGTGAACCCGACGCAGATCGTGCCGGACGGTCCCGACCTGACGGGGTGGCTCACGCCGCACGGCCGTGCGGCGCTGGGCGGCCGTCCGTTCGGCGACGGCACTCCCCCAGGCCCCGTGCGTCGGGGCGAGGAGGTCCCGCCCGAGCACACAGCCGCCGCGATGGCAGGCTGA